The Thermoanaerobaculia bacterium genome includes a window with the following:
- a CDS encoding response regulator encodes MIEDDPDSREVFADLLRGEGHRVVAVGSGAAGMAYLRTEEPPAVILLDMLMPEMDGWQFRRVQQADPELGKIPVVVVSALKMVERSAMRFGAAAFLGKPVAPEDLIGTIARVA; translated from the coding sequence GTGATCGAGGACGATCCCGATTCACGCGAGGTTTTCGCCGACCTCCTGCGCGGCGAGGGCCATCGGGTGGTCGCCGTCGGGAGCGGAGCCGCCGGCATGGCGTACCTCCGGACGGAAGAGCCTCCGGCCGTGATCCTCCTGGACATGCTGATGCCCGAGATGGACGGCTGGCAGTTCCGCCGAGTCCAGCAGGCGGACCCGGAGCTCGGGAAGATCCCGGTCGTCGTGGTTTCGGCGCTGAAGATGGTCGAGAGGAGCGCGATGCGGTTCGGAGCCGCGGCGTTTCTCGGCAAGCCCGTCGCCCCCGAGGATCTCATCGGCACGATCGCGCGGGTCGCGTAG
- a CDS encoding phosphopantetheine-binding protein yields MNDTELKTRVKDLIVRRLKLDIEPTSIEDGAPLFGEGLGLDSIDALELVLGIEQEFGVKVADEEVGVKAFSSVDSLADFIKEKSAA; encoded by the coding sequence ATGAACGACACGGAGCTGAAGACCCGGGTGAAGGATCTGATCGTGCGCCGGTTGAAGCTCGACATCGAGCCGACGTCGATCGAGGACGGGGCGCCTCTCTTCGGAGAGGGCCTGGGCCTCGATTCGATCGACGCTCTCGAGCTCGTCCTCGGGATCGAGCAGGAATTCGGAGTCAAGGTCGCCGACGAGGAAGTCGGCGTGAAAGCGTTTTCTTCGGTCGATTCCCTGGCCGATTTCATCAAAGAGAAATCGGCCGCGTAG
- a CDS encoding PilZ domain-containing protein, with translation MKRVALVGPGAARLLPDLQAGGFDPEALSALDFEPERAGAFDLFVLSPFREDGLPLYDRFREMIGRRRVAIVLLLDPEGEEFPESFLAGINDVLFPSTPADVMLETFRRQISVPRRRDASTLARVRSAGGGDSPHLGTALNVSRTGVLIEVQQAFSVGDEVDLEFFLADDPEPISASATVRRATFDSERLRRNYGLSFSKMADADRERLLRFCEGS, from the coding sequence GTGAAACGCGTCGCGCTCGTCGGGCCGGGCGCCGCGAGGCTCCTGCCGGATCTGCAGGCCGGAGGATTCGACCCGGAGGCCTTGTCCGCTCTCGACTTCGAGCCGGAGCGCGCCGGCGCGTTCGACCTCTTCGTCCTCTCCCCGTTCCGGGAGGACGGGCTGCCGCTGTACGACCGGTTCCGGGAGATGATCGGCCGCCGCCGGGTCGCGATCGTGCTGCTCCTCGATCCGGAAGGCGAAGAGTTCCCGGAGTCGTTCCTCGCCGGGATCAACGACGTCCTGTTTCCGTCGACTCCCGCCGACGTGATGCTCGAGACGTTCCGCCGCCAGATCTCGGTCCCGCGGCGCCGCGATGCCTCGACCCTCGCCCGGGTGCGCTCCGCGGGCGGCGGCGACTCGCCGCATCTCGGAACGGCGCTCAACGTCTCGCGCACGGGAGTCCTGATCGAGGTCCAGCAGGCGTTCTCGGTGGGCGACGAGGTCGACCTCGAGTTCTTCCTCGCCGACGACCCGGAGCCGATCTCGGCCTCCGCGACCGTCCGCCGCGCGACGTTCGACTCCGAGCGTCTGCGGCGCAACTACGGGCTTTCGTTTTCGAAAATGGCGGACGCCGACCGCGAACGGCTGCTGCGCTTCTGCGAGGGATCATGA